CCAACGTGGTTCCAACTTGTCTACTGTACTCAGAAGTGCATATACTGGCCGATGTCCTGATGATACCGCATGGAAACTGTTTGTTTCCCTGACCTCCACGTGACACACGTTACACGGTATCGTCGGGGACCCGCGTGTTCCTACGCCGCGCCGTACGCCGTTGTTCCGGCGTCGGGCACTGGGTGCTCGCAGGAACAATTTGGGTACTCTGCAAAATGGTAACTAtctaaatttttattattattccttttatgtaatttttttaaacttttcagCTGCGATACCAAACATTGTAAGTAATTGGTATAAAATGTTTAGCGGTCATAAATACCCTAATGTCCTTAAGTAATGATAGAAAGATGTCGTAATGATAGAAACCAAATATAAACTAACATATATAACTGTGACAGTGTCGATGCAATGAATGCTTACATTTTAGAAACATTAAAGAAAGTGTTGTGCGTTCCAGTTATAATGCATGGCGATGGCGATGGCGATGGCGCTGTCGTGGCGAGGCGGGTGGCGGGCGCGAGCGGCGCGCGCGCTGCTGCTGGCGCTGTGGGGGCTCGCCGTGCTGGGCCTGTCGCGCCTGCtcgcgccgcgcgccgcgcccAGCCGCGCCCCCCGGCCCGCCGCCCCGCCCACCTACTGGCAACTGGCCCACAAACAACGCAGCCGCTACAACCACTCGTCCCAGACGAAGGCCTGCGCGCGGGCCCCCTCCGCCTGCGAGCTCGTACTCTCCGACGCGTATTGGCAGACGCTGCGCTCGAGCGGCGGCGACGTCCTGCTGTACGGCGCCTACCTCGACGTGCGCAGCGCGTCGCGGCTCGGCCCCGCCGTGCGGCTGCTGGCCGTGCGCGGCCGCACCAACCGCACCACCACCACGCACTGCCAGCTGTGGTACGAGGACCGGGCCGACGACGTCGTCGTGGAAGTGGTGGAGCACACTCCGGTGTGGAACAGCAAGTGGAGCAGACCCCGCGCCGGCGAGCTGCAGCCGTACCTGCTGGCGTGCGTGCTGCCGGTGGCCGCGCGCGCCAAGCGGCCCGCCGCCGTGTCGCTGGTGGAGCGCCCGTGCGACCAAGCCACCAACTGCCTGCAAGTGCAGTTTGACGTTCCGCCTGATTGCTCACAGAAGGAATTAGCCGTCTGCGTCAAGGGCCTCGACTTCCCTCGCGACGACCTATCCGTGCGTCTCGTCGAGTGGATCGAGCTTGTGCGGCTGCTCGGTGCCGACCAAGTATTCTTCTACCAAGTTCAAGTCCACCCCAACATGAGCAAAGTGCTCGAGTACTACCGCGCGCGGGGCGCGGTGGAGGTCACGCCGATCACGCTGCCGGCCGAGCGCGGGGCGGGGCGGGGCTGGGCGCCGCGCCTGCGGGACAAGTacctgaagaagaagaagacgatGCACGAGCGGCGGATGGAGCTGGTGTCGTACAACGACTGCCTGTACCGGCACATGTACCACTACCGCTGGCTGGCGCTGCTGGACGTGGACGAGGTGATCGTGCCGCTGCAGGACCCCGACTGGAGCTCGCTGCTAAAACGAGTGCTGCCTCTGGCCGAGCTCACCCGGGCTGCCTGGCAATCGCCACCGTCGTCTTACCACGTGTCCCACGTGTACTATTTGGAGACGCAGGGGTGGGAGCTGGACGTGCCCCGCCACATGTACATGCTGCAGCAGGTGTACCGCGCGCGCCACTTGTCCGGGCCGCGGGCGCACGTGAAGGCGTTCCACGAGACGTCGCGGGTGGTGGCGCTGCACAACCACCTGCCGCGCGCGTGCCTGGGCGGCGTGTGCGCGTCGCTGGCGATCCTGCCCGAGCACGCGCGGCTGCAGCACTACCGCGGCGAGCGCCggcccggcggcggcggcggcgcgccggtGCGGGACGCGGCGCTGCGGCGCTGGGCGGCGCGCCTCGTGCCGCGCGTCGCCGCCGTGCTCGCCGACCTGCAGCTCACGCCCCTCGACACCTGAGCCCCGCAGCGGTGAATCGTTGGTTTCATAAACCCGTCATgtacagatgtaatgcgaaaagatttgccttcgtattgttacggaaacgtacgaacgtgtcatgctttTTCAGTCAGTCTTTGTACTACATGtgctgacattgactgaactagcatgacaaatacgaacgtttccgggaaaatacgaaggaaacccctTTCGCACTACATCCATATTctgtttttaaacttttttttttgttctcaTTGTATCTAActaatgtaaatatgtattatgtaaagcatataatatatgttatGAAATGAACTTATATTATGATAGTGACACATTTTTTTAGGTTCTCTAATAATTTGATGGCATTGTGTTGTCGTATTAAAGAAGATAGAATGTTGGAACAGTTGCGGACGTCTCGAGTAGATAATAAGGATTAAAATAAATCCTCACCGTAGTCACCGTGCCTTATTATTTATATTCGAGTGTTAGTGCGTTTTGACGTTTTCATATATTtatgccgccatctttgatttttgcctttgaaatcctacatctgatatcggatcggataatgtgaaaacgcacttagattGAATATGAGATCTGTCCACTGTCCTGTGATCTGTCATCTATGGTGTAAGCACAGATTTAAGAAAATTGCTCAGAGGGTGTAGGTATAAGTTGTTGTTAGCAAATGACTGACATAGTCGGCGATACAAATGGTAGTACCTAAACAAATACTAAACAGGGACAACAACTCAAACTGGTAAACTGATTTTGAGCGATTGCAACTATTAGAATTTGCAAGACTGACTTCTATTACAATTTGTGTAAATTCTGAAACGAAGGCGAAATGATGAAAATCGGAATTCCTCATCAACTGTTAAAACATGTTTCCTGCTGCAGTAACGTCCGATTGGGTAATACTGTCTACTGTAAGCTCTCCATGAGACCGGCGACTCCCACTAGCATCAGCAGTCAGCGAGATGTTTCGACGGTCTCACTGATCGATCAAGCGTGCGAGGACTCCTGCAGGCGGTATAACGACTTTTCAAACTCATAATGCGAggtttacactgagagaaaatacaaccagttttcatgttcgttcaacaagtttttagggttccgtagtcaactaggaacccttatagtttcgccatgtctgtctgtccgtccgtccgtccgtctgtccgcggataatctcagtaaccgttagcactagaaagctgaaatttggtaccaatatgtatatcaatcacgccaacaaagtgcaaaaataaaaaatggaaaaaaatgttttattagggtaccccccctacatgtaaagtgagggctgatatttttttttcattccaatcccaacgtgtgatatattgttggataggtattataaaatgaataagggtttactaagaccgttttttgataatattaatattttcgtaaataatcgctcctaaaggaaaaaaaagtgcgtcccccccccctctaacttttgaaccatatgtttaaaaaatattaaaaaaatcacagaagtagaactttataaagactttctaggaaaattgttttgaacttgataggttcagtagtttttgagaaaaatacggaaaactacgtgTTCACGTGCAGTGAACATACCTACTGACATCAGCAGCATCAATCTGGGACAAGAAACTGCATCGGCTCACGTGCTTGCAAAAACTACGTTTGCACTTAAAATATGAAGAAACTGCAGCGTGGTATTACGCAAACATAGAATAATTTTGTATAAATAGCTtgtaaaaagtgtaaataaatctcTTTGATCCTGGACATCGTGGCTGTATCATTTGAGTATAAGGTTTTCCTCTCACTGTTGGTAGCAGTGAGAAAATCCTTTCCATTACCCATTTCCTTCCCTGTCCGTCTGTACCTTAGGTCTCATGGTGCAGATATCctgtacttattaaatatatgtattattaatttatagttagGGCTAGGGCTGTAGGGATGTGTAGGGTTGTTTAGGGTGCTAGGGCACTTAGGTTGGATAGGCTACAGTTCTCCCCTTAACTTCTTGGTAAAATCACTTCATGAttttacatttgtttttttttttgtttttttttttttttttcaggacaGGGAAGGAAATGGGTAATGGAAAGGATTTTCTCACTGCTACCAACAGTGAGAGGAAAACCTTATACTCAAATGATACAGCCACGATGTCCAGGATCAAAgagatttatttacactttttacaAGCTATTTATACAAAATTATTCTATGTTTGCGTAATACCACGCTGCAGTTTCTtcatattaacacgcttttattaggtcgtcgtgtatgtaactatgtatgtaatggaatctaaggaagctaatttaaccatcttccaggagtcatagcgtaatgaaaattggcagctatatgtagttccgatgacaatacaataatatggtactgttgagctgatctgatgatggagtcggaagatatgaactggaactacatgatagaacatcgtatcatagctgtttttgggtttcttagaaaagtcttgtaatgaactttgactacgattaggtttcaaggtctgatgatggagccggaagatatgaactggaactacatgatggaacatcgtatcatagctgtttttgggcttcttagaaaagtcttgtaatgaactttgactacgattaggtttcaaggtctgatgatggagtcggaagatatgaactggaactacatgatggaacatcgtatcatagctgtttttgggcttcttagaaaagtcttgtaatgaactatgactacgattaggtttcaaggcctgatgatggtgccggaagataagaacagaaaaaaagaagggctcgaggggggaagcatgaaagaaagatcaacgtagtatttaaaataagttgggttagcgttttcttgtgatctttcagagcaaacaaaggggggctcggggggcgaagcccccgcataaaagaaagatcaacgtagtatttagaataagttgggttagcgttttcttgtgacctttaagagcaaacaaaggggggctcggggggcgaagcccccctcataaaagaaagataaacgttgtatttaaaataagttgggttaggattttcttgttacccttaagagtaacgaaaaggcggactcggggggcgaagccccccgcataaaacaaagattaacgtagtatttaaaataagttgggttagcgttttcttgtgacctttaagagcaaacgaaggggggctcgggggcgaagcccccgcataaaagaaagatcaacgttgtatttaaaataagttgggtaatggttttcctgtgacccttaagagcaaataaaggggggctcggcaaaaaagaaatacttaaattttgtttgaattagttgaaatgtgacaatattttctaatcgagtcaaagtaaatcccactagctgagagcttcaaaacaatgtatggcgaaagtatgtctctctaatgtcttcaaaaagtccgcgatggcacatgtctatattgtctatcttttacggataacttactaggtataaacatttttatgataataccgtaataagaaggtagccgctagttattattaagtagcaattagcaataagtacacgttaagccacaaatgacatgtaaaatccgcctacttgaaataagtttatgtctaaatgttaaaagtatttcattattaatgactaaaaagtataaaataaattaatagtttaaaaaacactataaaacacgcttttataaatgcacgtaaaagccaaaaataaattatggatcgttcaagttgtctctatttgtgagctgaagtttaaaaactatgtgcttttaattataatatttgattgtaaaagcgtggggcgctggaacaggaaagactttcttgtaaacaaatactaatccgaacttcctggcgaatgaagttgcataagaacataacgtttacatatgccgcctaagggttaccaaagagaaccaaagatatctcgtccacgaacaagaactctgcatcctgtcactgtagacactttccccttttgtactttgattaccggaaaaaagcggcgttctaagtgtcggtgactgtcgactctcctcgctaagtactagcgcatattttgtctgaattcgacaaactggtacctactttgaacactgacttttaatttatttgactgtttaatgtagaacctactagtcatgctgcaactccagttagcgcgtcaatctgtgtaacctccttcccgtaacatagcataatttgatttatcagcaagttatacaaaaagtctttcctgttccagcgccccacgcttttacaatcaaatattataattaaaagcacatagtttttaaacttcagctcacaaatagagacaacttgaacgatccataatttatttttggcttttacgtgcatttataaaagcgtgttttatagtgttttttaaactattaatttattttaagtgcaAACGTAGTTTTTGCAAGCACGTGAGCCGATGCAGTTTCTTGTCCCAGATTGATGCTGCTGATGTCAGTAGGTATGTTCACTGCACGTGaacactacggaaccctacattgagcgtggcccgacgcgcgcgttcaaacaacaagctacttgtcatttgaatcggcaatatatttgaatcaacaagtcgattttataaaaacaacctgacacatattgttttaaacatacgtttggctgattcaaacggataaaccgcaacaagtcgaacttgttaaattcacaatgcaaatttctctcagtgtaacagCAAGAACTTGCATGtaattttcaataaataaattgcggTGCCTgatgatagttttgaatgcagTCGTTGACCTTAACAAGTTAGCAGTCATGCAATGAAACGTAAATTGCATGAAGATTCTTGGGCTATTTTCATCCGCGTGTAACTTAACGGCAAGCGTTTTGTAAATCTCCCGCATCCCGCATGTTACGGACCCTGCAAGCAGAGGCATTGGTAGAGGAGGCCTAGTAGGTACTCGGTATGGACCAAATTGACTCCTTTCTAATCTCCATAGTATTCGGGTTCTTCGAGCGACAGCAGAAGCAACGCAATGCCGTGTGAATCCAgcctataagtacctacacctACCCACACCTACCTCCTTTAACAACATTTTACTCTTGGCTTAACAATCTATGCATACTCTATGGTAATACTTGACACCATCTAGACACTGTCACGAAGTCATGAAATACGAAGACTTGATATGGCTTATCGAAGACCGACAGCCCCATGCGTTTCCAACTTGTTTAGCCACTCAACACTCGGATGTAGGATGCCGTAAGGGAACTGTTGATTTCCTTGAAATTTACGTTACTAGCACACTACATAAAGATTCCGGTCCATGTTAGCACGCTACATACGATACCCGTGCGAGTTACCACGGCGTACTTCGATGTCGCGGCATCGAGGAGGGAGTTTGCAGGAACCATTTCGGTGCTCGTTGATTAAGGTACTCGTAACACACAACAACAAAGTTTTATCTAGATGTTTACGATACTCGtagtgacatttttttttaattctttaaaatttaccttaaataaaaaaaaatataatattaagtcTGACATTGAGATCCTATCTAACAGATCGATCTAAGATCTAAAAGGAATACTTGTAACAGTTGAGTGTCCATGCTCCGCTCACCcgctattaataaatattaatttttttatagtaTGGCTTCTTAGTACTTATAACTAGAATAATGAATAAGTCTAAGAAAGTGTTGTGCGTTCCAGTTATAATGCATGGCGATGGCGATGGCGATGGCGCTGTCGTGGCGAGGCGGGTGGCGGGCGCGAGCGGCGCGCGCGCTGCTGCTGGCGCTGTGGGGGCTCGCCGTGCTGGGCCTGTCGCGCCTGCtcgcgccgcgcgccgcgcccAGCCGCGCCCCCCGGCCCGCCGCCCCGCCCACCTACTGGCAACTGGCCCACAAACAACGCAGCCGCTACAACCACTCGTCCCAGACGAAGGCCTGCGCGCGGGCCCCCTCCGCCTGCGAGCTCGTACTCTCCGACGCGTATTGGCAGACGCTGCGCTCGAGCGGCGGCGACGTCCTGCTGTACGGCGCCTACCTCGACGTGCGCAGCGCGTCGCGGCTCGGCCCCGCCGTGCGGCTGCTGGCCGTGCGCGGCCGCACCAACCGCACCACCACCACGCACTGCCAGCTGTGGTACGAGGACCGGGCCGACGACGTCGTCGTGGAAGTGGTGGAGCACACTCCGGTGTGGAACAGCAAGTGGAGCAGACCCCGCGCCGGCGAGCTGCAGCCGTACCTGCTGGCGTGCGTGCTGCCGGTGGCCGCGCGCGCCAAGCGGCCCGCCGCCGTGTCGCTGGTGGAGCGCCCGTGCGACCAAGCCACCAACTGCCTGCAAGTGCAGTTTGACGTTCCGCCTGATTGCTCACAGAAGGAATTAGCCGTCTGCGTCAAGGGCCTCGACTTCCCTCGCGACGACCTATCCGTGCGTCTCGTCGAGTGGATCGAGCTTGTGCGGCTGCTCGGTGCCGACCAAGTATTCTTCTACCAAGTTCAAGTCCACCCCAACATGAGCAAAGTGCTCGAGTACTACCGCGCGCGGGGCGCGGTGGAGGTCACGCCGATCACGCTGCCGGCCGAGCGCGGGGCGGGGCGGGGCTGGGCGCCGCGCCTGCGGGACAAGTacctgaagaagaagaagacgatGCACGAGCGGCGGATGGAGCTGGTGTCGTACAACGACTGCCTGTACCGGCACATGTACCAGTACCGCTGGCTGGCGCTGCTGGACGTGGACGAGGTGATCGTACCGCTGCAGGACCCCGACTGGAGCTCGCTGCTGAAACGGGTGCTGCCTCTGGCCGAGCTCACCCGGGCTACCTGGAAATCGCCACTGTCATCCTACCACGTGTCGAACTTGTATTATTTGGAGACGCCGGAGCTGGAGCCGGGCGTGCCGCAGCACATGTACATGCTGCAGCAGGTGTACCGCGTGCGCAACTTGTCCGCGCCGGGGACACACGTGAAGGCGTTCCACGAGACGGGGCGCGTGCTGACGCTGCACAACCACTTCCCGCGAGTGTGCCTCAGCGGGGCGTGCACGAGCCACGCGATCGCCCCGGCGCAGGCGCGGCTGCAGCACTACCGCGGCGCCCGCGggcccggcggcggcggcggcggcggcgcgccggtGCGGGACACAGCGTTGCGGCGCTGGGCAGCGCGCCTCGTGCCGCGCGTCGCCGCCGTGCTCGCCGACCTGCAGTTAACGCCGCCTGAGAGTCTTGCCTGATGTTCCGAGCTCTGAGCCCCGCAGCGGCGGAACTTTGGTTTCTTAAACCCGTCACGAGTTCTGTTTTTACAACACATTAAACCTTTCTATTCCTATTCTACCCACTAACATGTTCCGCAAGACGATACGTTGGATCGCCCCAACAAGAAAAGCATCAGAGCTTATATACATCTTGTTGCGTTATAACAGCAAAACACTTTCTCACTCTTTCTTCCGGTGTTGCATAAATTTGATGTAATCGAGTTTGGTATTGTAAAAATTGTATTACTGATTGTTGAGTGATTGTTGATATGTTTGTGAAACGTCGAGAATAGTAAATTAATAATCCTTCTCATCTGaccttattgtttttatttgagTCCATGATGAATGGaccatttatttttgtattgtcGTCTCTCTCATTCACATTATTTACTACCCAATCTACTCTATTCTTCTCTATTAATCATAAATGTTAATGCCAGAGCTTTTCCCTGTTACCCTGATTACTTTCTGGACACGTCAAGTGACGCGTGACACTTCTCTGCCTGGATACCACACATTTGCTTTCCATTTGCATAGCTACTCAAATAAGTTGGGGCATCTTCTGGAAATTTTAGCAAAATGATGTTCTGAACTAAGTGTATAgtataggcacagtataataaagattactatcgtacagtatggccacttccgctccccgctgaaagcgccgcccactagggtatgcaaaaaccggttaacttaaaaaaccggttaataaccgagacttttcctttaaaaccggttaaccggttattaaccggttttgaggatttttagtaaatgtccgtactacgcaataattaccattacctttaagaattctggtgttgatgatatcgtaggaggtattacttgcacgatgaagatcatttttatccagtttttggaaatttggtaaaatcggaaattgctaaaaaaggcttgtgtagtttgaatgtgattcgtcagttgcgttttctaggcatgtcgcgaaaggtctacagctcccagagcccctagtaatacaagcaattgatgtaagaaaaccaagatctccattttacctttcttttaaaaaatatagtttgaaatatacggtagactccggttacaacgatattaaaagtaatatctacaactctattactaaaacatttcaatcaataggtttatttacagggtattattatcatcatagtattaataccttattttattgtgacttgtttataaatttaaatagatatcatcatatcatacacgaaagaaaaaacgacagggcccactggtggccgagccgggaatcgaacccgggtcttcagcttacgcggctaacgtcctcaccactagacaacccgcccgccgtggtacccgatgaaatttctctagtgtatgttatctctgataaggctaggcgcctttgaccaactctaagggcgagcaattagtgcttgcacctcctatacgaatcctttgcaggattacgatatagcgagagagatggtacTGCCATCTATAcagctagggaacaaatcaaattattttattgaatatttttcgatttgttctttttttcaagtagtcacactactacggcttagccgcgtaagctgaagacccgggttcgattcccggctcggccaccagtgagccctgtcgttttttctttcgtgtatgatatctatttaaatttataatttatatatagtagtgtgactacttgaaaaaaagaacaaatcgaaaaatattcaataaaataatttgatttgttccctagccgtgacttgtttagttagaaaagtcctttttagtatgcgtgcttgctcatcatttgtaagtaaagctagtttatacgcaatcgaaaaatacaaattgggttctatttagcttataagattagacccgaggcgaacaaattgttaaaattttaaaagcaatactccaaaaagttacgtggccacaatgtaatcttgctacttgttgtaggcaagaccgggggccgtgctcgggtggaagctttgtttcctcaatttactagtaaaactaaaaacgttgtcgctcgtcgttgcaaccggacttgacggacggattctgtgtaaaatgtgtcgtaaaaagtggctggtcgttaaaatcggagtcgtaataaacggatgtactttcatacgatcacatacgaaaaccaaataaatacctgtgcttatgtcgttgtaagaggttggacgttaggtctatgcggagtcgtaatatactaaccggactctactgcaTTGTATAAAAtctataattgagtagactcgggactaatttttaaaataaaatcattacagataataatgttgtcaatgaaaagtaatgaataaatctttattattacaaaacattaaataattacgtatttttgaaccttttaatgcctaattttccaaattttgagaaataaatacagtttcggttattaaccggttagtgactataaaaaccggtttttaacggaggccaaaaagtctcggttaaccggtttttcggttaaccggttaaccggtttgcacaccctaccgcccaccccctctcggttacctcacagttaccgcctgtcaaaaccgCGAACAGTctacctgtcatatgtcactcatacaagcatggtacgcgttcacctacacgagcttagactgtgtgctaggaacgcgcctctttcatatatttgatcgccagtgtccgagatgtggtataGGTACTATGTCgaataattattataccttgacatggcgcagtcggtaggatcctATACGATACTACCAAATACTACTCAACTCAAACAAAGACTAGCTTTATTTACTGTCGAGGCGGTAAGTGTGTTCCACACTACAAGGCAGGCGAAAGAAAACAGAAAAATGGTGCaaaattttttgtttaattcaaTCGGTTGCAACTGTTGCAAGAGTGACTGTTACATACCATCTGTTACTACGTATATGTACAATACGAGTATGCGAATTCTACAGCGAATGCGTAATTACAGAAACAGCTAGATCAAATCCTGAAATTCTCACCACTTATAGAGCACGGTAGGTGATAGTGGCCCCTAAACTACCGCGCTAGCACAACAATATGTAATGTGGAGGTAGTGGTGTTGGCGGTGGGTTCGTGCTGGGGTTCGTCTTCGGGCAGCAGCGCCAGCGCGGCCAGCGCGCGGCGCACGCGCGGCACCAGTCGCCGCGCCCAGCGCCACAGCGCC
Above is a window of Leguminivora glycinivorella isolate SPB_JAAS2020 chromosome 19, LegGlyc_1.1, whole genome shotgun sequence DNA encoding:
- the LOC125236801 gene encoding uncharacterized protein LOC125236801, with the translated sequence MAMALSWRGGWRARAARALLLALWGLAVLGLSRLLAPRAAPSRAPRPAAPPTYWQLAHKQRSRYNHSSQTKACARAPSACELVLSDAYWQTLRSSGGDVLLYGAYLDVRSASRLGPAVRLLAVRGRTNRTTTTHCQLWYEDRADDVVVEVVEHTPVWNSKWSRPRAGELQPYLLACVLPVAARAKRPAAVSLVERPCDQATNCLQVQFDVPPDCSQKELAVCVKGLDFPRDDLSVRLVEWIELVRLLGADQVFFYQVQVHPNMSKVLEYYRARGAVEVTPITLPAERGAGRGWAPRLRDKYLKKKKTMHERRMELVSYNDCLYRHMYHYRWLALLDVDEVIVPLQDPDWSSLLKRVLPLAELTRAAWQSPPSSYHVSHVYYLETQGWELDVPRHMYMLQQVYRARHLSGPRAHVKAFHETSRVVALHNHLPRACLGGVCASLAILPEHARLQHYRGERRPGGGGGAPVRDAALRRWAARLVPRVAAVLADLQLTPLDT
- the LOC125236802 gene encoding uncharacterized protein LOC125236802, translating into MAMALSWRGGWRARAARALLLALWGLAVLGLSRLLAPRAAPSRAPRPAAPPTYWQLAHKQRSRYNHSSQTKACARAPSACELVLSDAYWQTLRSSGGDVLLYGAYLDVRSASRLGPAVRLLAVRGRTNRTTTTHCQLWYEDRADDVVVEVVEHTPVWNSKWSRPRAGELQPYLLACVLPVAARAKRPAAVSLVERPCDQATNCLQVQFDVPPDCSQKELAVCVKGLDFPRDDLSVRLVEWIELVRLLGADQVFFYQVQVHPNMSKVLEYYRARGAVEVTPITLPAERGAGRGWAPRLRDKYLKKKKTMHERRMELVSYNDCLYRHMYQYRWLALLDVDEVIVPLQDPDWSSLLKRVLPLAELTRATWKSPLSSYHVSNLYYLETPELEPGVPQHMYMLQQVYRVRNLSAPGTHVKAFHETGRVLTLHNHFPRVCLSGACTSHAIAPAQARLQHYRGARGPGGGGGGGAPVRDTALRRWAARLVPRVAAVLADLQLTPPESLA